In the Streptomyces sp. NBC_00525 genome, one interval contains:
- a CDS encoding peptidoglycan-binding domain-containing protein translates to MQRTFQRIATGTTAVIALAAGSLALASPSTAAAPSASSTASFSATATLAGYNNLGLTRTQARGVQCFLNTSIYTNIAEDGYLGSASWKAMQAFLNRAWNQKLAVDGNPGPATIRGLQYFLKNGNWGYTGALDGIAGPGTQAAFARFGSAGYKQFC, encoded by the coding sequence ATGCAGCGCACATTTCAGCGGATCGCCACCGGAACGACCGCGGTCATCGCCCTCGCGGCCGGAAGCCTCGCACTCGCGAGCCCGAGCACGGCGGCCGCTCCGTCCGCTTCGAGCACCGCTTCCTTCAGCGCCACCGCCACCCTGGCCGGGTACAACAACCTGGGGCTCACCCGTACGCAGGCCCGCGGCGTCCAGTGCTTCCTGAACACGTCCATCTACACGAACATCGCCGAGGACGGCTACCTGGGCTCCGCGAGCTGGAAGGCGATGCAGGCGTTCCTGAACCGGGCCTGGAACCAGAAGCTCGCCGTGGACGGTAATCCGGGACCGGCGACGATCCGGGGTCTCCAGTACTTCCTGAAGAACGGTAACTGGGGTTACACGGGCGCGCTCGACGGAATTGCCGGTCCCGGCACTCAGGCTGCTTTCGCCAGGTTCGGAAGCGCGGGCTACAAGCAGTTCTGCTGA
- a CDS encoding DUF397 domain-containing protein, which produces MNNITAPPLLWFKSSHSGAEGGQCVEVAAGADAVHVRDSKVTSGPALRVSPNAWTGLVRLAATDREYFL; this is translated from the coding sequence ATGAACAACATCACCGCACCACCCCTCCTCTGGTTCAAGAGCAGCCATAGCGGGGCCGAAGGCGGCCAGTGCGTCGAGGTCGCGGCCGGTGCGGACGCCGTCCATGTCCGGGATTCCAAAGTCACCTCCGGGCCCGCCCTCCGCGTCTCGCCGAACGCTTGGACCGGCCTCGTTCGGCTCGCCGCGACGGACCGGGAGTATTTCCTCTGA
- a CDS encoding DUF397 domain-containing protein, with product MNNNEPLAWFKSSYSNTEGGECVEVAAATNAVHVRDSKVTAGPVLRVSQDAWAGFVGLATTE from the coding sequence ATGAACAACAACGAACCTCTCGCCTGGTTCAAGAGCAGCTACAGCAACACCGAGGGCGGCGAGTGCGTCGAGGTCGCGGCCGCCACGAACGCCGTGCATGTCCGTGACTCCAAGGTGACGGCCGGGCCCGTCCTGCGAGTGTCGCAGGACGCCTGGGCCGGGTTCGTCGGGCTCGCCACGACGGAGTAG
- a CDS encoding spherulation-specific family 4 protein: MSLLIPLYVHPAVDPDAWHRLIEAADRTYAVVLNPADGPGDAPDPAFVSAADALRGAGARLLGYVDTDYGLRSAADVMADAARHREWYGTDGCFLDQVSASGDALPGYRKLVRALRRRGASSVVLNHGVHPAPGYAKIADLLVTFEGPWSSYVSAFSRPDWTARCSPDRLCHLVYDVPEALAPLAVRTARERGAAVSGPVTGELPNPWAGLTPVLSGAGR; the protein is encoded by the coding sequence GTGAGCCTGCTGATCCCCCTGTACGTCCACCCGGCCGTGGACCCGGACGCCTGGCACCGACTCATCGAGGCGGCCGACCGTACCTACGCGGTCGTCCTCAATCCCGCCGACGGGCCGGGCGACGCTCCCGATCCCGCCTTCGTCTCGGCGGCGGACGCCCTGCGCGGCGCGGGTGCCCGGCTGCTCGGATACGTGGACACCGACTACGGCCTCCGGTCCGCCGCCGATGTGATGGCCGATGCCGCCCGGCACCGGGAGTGGTACGGCACCGACGGCTGCTTCCTGGACCAGGTGAGCGCTTCCGGGGACGCTCTGCCCGGCTACCGGAAGCTGGTACGCGCGCTGCGCCGGCGGGGCGCGTCGTCCGTGGTCCTCAACCATGGCGTGCACCCTGCTCCCGGCTACGCCAAGATCGCGGATCTTCTGGTCACGTTCGAGGGCCCCTGGTCCTCCTATGTGTCGGCGTTCAGCAGACCCGACTGGACGGCGCGCTGTTCGCCCGACCGCCTCTGTCACCTGGTGTACGACGTGCCCGAGGCGCTGGCCCCGCTGGCCGTGCGCACCGCCCGCGAGCGCGGCGCCGCCGTGTCGGGCCCGGTGACCGGGGAGCTGCCCAACCCGTGGGCCGGGCTGACACCGGTGCTGTCCGGAGCGGGGCGGTGA
- a CDS encoding SDR family NAD(P)-dependent oxidoreductase yields MTAPPLAAVTGAEGFIGSHLTEALVAAGYRVRAMAQYNSFSSYGWLETLSPDVLDQVEIVLGDVRDPGSVRHLVEGADCVYHLAALIAIPYSYRAPHSYVDTNVTGTLNVLEAVRAAGTPRLVHTSTSETYGTAQTVPITEDHPINTQSPYAASKAGGDRLADSYHASFDTPVVTLRPFNTFGPRQSMRAVIPTVIGQVAAGERTITLGDLRPTRDFTFVKDTAQAFLAVGTAPAEQVVGRTFNAGTGGEISVGDLVALIGKVMDTALDVREDAQRLRPTNSEVMRLVADAGRLRAATGWSPAHTLEEGLAQTVEFFREPGNLARYKTGIYNI; encoded by the coding sequence GTGACCGCCCCACCGCTCGCCGCCGTCACCGGAGCCGAGGGCTTCATCGGATCGCACCTCACCGAGGCGCTCGTCGCCGCCGGGTACCGGGTGAGGGCCATGGCGCAGTACAACTCCTTCTCGTCGTACGGCTGGCTCGAAACCCTCTCCCCCGACGTCCTGGACCAGGTCGAGATCGTTCTCGGCGACGTCCGCGATCCGGGTTCGGTCCGTCATCTCGTCGAAGGGGCGGACTGCGTCTACCACTTGGCCGCGCTGATCGCCATTCCCTACTCCTACCGGGCGCCGCACAGCTACGTGGACACCAACGTCACGGGCACGCTGAACGTGCTGGAGGCGGTACGGGCCGCGGGCACACCGCGCCTGGTGCACACCTCCACCAGCGAGACCTACGGCACCGCGCAGACCGTGCCGATCACCGAGGACCACCCCATCAACACCCAGTCCCCCTACGCGGCTTCGAAGGCGGGCGGGGACCGGCTGGCCGACAGCTACCACGCCAGCTTCGACACCCCCGTGGTGACGCTGCGGCCGTTCAACACCTTCGGGCCCCGGCAGTCCATGCGCGCGGTGATCCCGACCGTCATCGGCCAGGTCGCGGCCGGGGAGCGGACCATCACCCTCGGCGACCTGCGTCCCACCCGGGACTTCACCTTCGTCAAGGACACCGCGCAGGCGTTCCTGGCGGTCGGCACCGCGCCCGCCGAGCAGGTAGTGGGCCGTACGTTCAACGCCGGTACGGGCGGCGAGATCTCCGTCGGCGACCTGGTCGCCCTCATCGGCAAGGTGATGGACACCGCGCTCGACGTCCGGGAGGACGCTCAGCGGCTGCGGCCCACGAACTCCGAGGTCATGCGGCTGGTCGCGGATGCCGGACGGCTCCGCGCGGCGACCGGCTGGAGCCCGGCGCACACCCTGGAGGAGGGCCTCGCGCAGACGGTGGAGTTCTTCCGCGAGCCGGGCAACCTCGCCCGCTACAAGACCGGCATCTACAACATCTGA
- a CDS encoding helix-turn-helix domain-containing protein, with translation MTSEPRELDAEDGARAADKAGQGVVTAFGRSLKTLRLRAGMDREELGRRLGYSASTIASFEQGRRITPPRAIDESDRELNADGLLIEWKDLVEQAQYPPFFQDMAKLEKQAIELVSYSKLLVSGLLQTEEYMRATLAMRRPLLDQDTIDQRVTARLARQVIFDRRPAPLLSFVMDEAVLRQRYGGRDVQRAQLEHLLLMGQRRNVELQVVPLDCEDNAGLNGPFTVVTRKDGKKFLYVETTNVSSLETDPEQAAIAAARYGIIRSQALTPRESLQFIEKLLGEL, from the coding sequence ATGACGAGTGAACCGAGGGAACTCGACGCGGAGGACGGCGCCCGCGCGGCGGACAAGGCCGGCCAAGGCGTGGTCACGGCGTTCGGCCGGAGCCTGAAGACCTTACGGCTGCGCGCGGGCATGGACCGGGAGGAACTGGGCCGTCGCCTCGGGTACTCCGCATCCACCATCGCCTCCTTCGAGCAGGGGCGCCGCATCACGCCTCCCCGCGCGATCGACGAGTCCGACCGGGAGTTGAACGCGGACGGCCTGCTCATCGAGTGGAAGGACCTGGTGGAGCAGGCGCAGTACCCGCCGTTCTTCCAGGACATGGCCAAGCTGGAGAAGCAGGCCATCGAGTTGGTGTCGTACAGCAAGTTGCTGGTGAGCGGCCTCCTGCAGACGGAGGAGTATATGAGGGCTACCTTGGCCATGCGGCGCCCTCTCCTCGACCAGGACACCATCGACCAACGAGTCACGGCCCGGCTGGCCAGGCAGGTAATCTTCGATCGCCGCCCCGCCCCGCTGCTGAGCTTCGTCATGGACGAGGCGGTACTACGACAGCGGTACGGCGGCCGGGATGTACAGCGTGCGCAGTTGGAACATCTGCTGCTTATGGGCCAGCGGCGGAACGTCGAACTCCAAGTCGTTCCCCTCGACTGCGAGGACAACGCGGGCCTGAACGGGCCGTTCACCGTCGTCACACGCAAGGACGGCAAGAAGTTTCTGTACGTCGAGACGACGAACGTCAGCTCGCTCGAGACCGATCCCGAGCAGGCCGCGATCGCCGCCGCACGCTATGGGATCATCCGGTCACAGGCTCTCACGCCGCGAGAGTCGCTGCAGTTCATCGAGAAGTTGCTGGGAGAACTATGA
- a CDS encoding ATP-binding protein, translating to MMSNIDTPSRTTQPPSHPIHLGTPSFAMQFTATPRGARLARRLSAVRLDAWGLPYGTQAHEAVVLITAELTANAVQHGYVSGRDFHLLLRLVERPGPAARIEVTDTRGERVPPRPGKLAPAGLAEGGRGLLVVERLATRWGWCPRSNAPGKTVWAEYDMTVGGAY from the coding sequence ATGATGAGCAACATCGACACCCCCAGCCGCACCACCCAACCCCCCAGCCACCCCATTCACTTGGGTACCCCGTCCTTCGCGATGCAGTTCACGGCCACGCCTCGGGGAGCCAGGCTCGCCCGCCGCCTGTCCGCCGTGCGGCTCGACGCGTGGGGACTCCCGTACGGAACGCAGGCGCACGAGGCGGTCGTACTGATCACCGCCGAGTTGACGGCGAACGCGGTCCAGCACGGGTACGTGTCCGGGCGCGACTTCCACCTGCTGCTGCGCCTGGTCGAGCGACCGGGACCGGCGGCACGGATCGAAGTGACGGACACGCGCGGGGAGAGGGTGCCGCCCCGGCCCGGCAAGCTCGCCCCGGCCGGCCTCGCGGAAGGGGGCCGCGGCCTGCTGGTGGTGGAAAGGCTGGCCACGCGCTGGGGCTGGTGCCCGAGGTCGAACGCACCGGGCAAGACGGTGTGGGCGGAGTACGACATGACCGTCGGCGGCGCGTACTAG
- a CDS encoding nucleotidyltransferase family protein: protein MYAVIMAGGKGVRLRPYTTALPKPLVPIGDQHAILEIVLRQLSSAGFTGCTIAIGHLGEIIRAYVGDGSQWGLKVDYSSEASPLGTMGPLLTMRERLPENFLVMNGDILTDLDYADVLRSHQNSEAPLTIATYARQVRIDFGVLTTDASKVVGFTEKPSMDYRVSMGVYGLSRATLDGYTAGLPLGFDELVLDLLRAGNPPSAYEFDGYWLDIGRPDDYDRANAEFTSRKSLLLKGA, encoded by the coding sequence ATGTACGCAGTGATCATGGCCGGCGGCAAGGGCGTCCGGCTACGGCCCTACACCACGGCCCTGCCCAAGCCGCTGGTGCCCATCGGCGACCAGCACGCCATCCTCGAAATCGTCCTGCGCCAGCTCTCCTCGGCCGGGTTCACCGGCTGCACCATCGCCATCGGCCATCTCGGAGAGATCATCCGGGCGTACGTGGGTGACGGATCGCAGTGGGGCCTCAAGGTCGACTACTCCTCCGAGGCGTCTCCGCTGGGGACCATGGGGCCGCTCCTGACGATGCGCGAGCGGCTGCCGGAGAACTTCCTGGTGATGAACGGGGACATCCTCACCGACCTCGACTACGCCGATGTCCTGCGCAGCCACCAGAACTCCGAGGCGCCACTGACCATCGCCACGTACGCGCGCCAGGTCCGCATCGACTTCGGGGTGCTGACCACCGACGCGAGCAAGGTGGTGGGCTTCACGGAGAAGCCGAGCATGGACTACCGCGTTTCGATGGGGGTGTACGGGCTGAGCCGGGCCACACTCGACGGGTACACCGCCGGGCTGCCGCTGGGCTTCGACGAACTGGTCCTGGACCTGCTGCGTGCCGGAAACCCGCCGAGCGCCTACGAGTTCGACGGGTACTGGCTGGACATCGGCCGGCCCGACGACTACGACCGGGCCAACGCCGAGTTCACCAGCCGCAAGTCCCTGCTGCTCAAGGGAGCCTGA
- a CDS encoding endo alpha-1,4 polygalactosaminidase, which yields MRPGARTWGLLPVALAVALAGTLLSGCSDQGGDRDTAVNKPAEDRWRPRPGLAWQWQLNGKVDPTAADVPVYDIDGFENDAEDVDRLHRDGRKVICYVNVGAWEDYRPDKDAFPHSVLGGRNGWQGERWLDIRQLSLLRPLMERRFDMCRKKGFDAVEPDLVEAYTEDTGFPLTARDQLRYNRMIAAIAHERGLAVGLKNDLAQIPDLVDTFDFAVNEQCAEYGECAKLTPFIKAGKAVFHVEYTESTDRFCPTSRKLGLSSMRKKWELGTWRKAC from the coding sequence GTGAGGCCCGGTGCCCGGACGTGGGGCCTCCTGCCGGTCGCGCTGGCCGTCGCGCTGGCCGGCACCCTGTTGTCCGGCTGCTCCGACCAGGGCGGCGACCGGGACACGGCGGTGAACAAGCCTGCCGAGGACCGGTGGCGGCCTCGGCCGGGACTGGCCTGGCAGTGGCAGCTCAACGGGAAGGTCGACCCCACGGCGGCCGACGTGCCGGTCTACGACATCGACGGCTTCGAGAACGACGCCGAGGACGTCGACCGGCTCCACCGGGACGGCCGCAAGGTGATCTGCTACGTCAACGTCGGCGCCTGGGAGGACTACCGGCCGGACAAGGACGCCTTCCCCCACTCGGTGCTGGGCGGGCGGAACGGCTGGCAGGGCGAGCGCTGGCTCGACATCCGGCAGCTCTCCCTGCTCCGGCCGCTCATGGAGCGACGGTTCGACATGTGCCGGAAGAAGGGCTTCGACGCGGTCGAGCCCGACCTCGTGGAGGCGTACACCGAGGACACGGGCTTCCCGCTCACCGCCCGCGATCAGTTGCGGTACAACCGCATGATCGCCGCCATCGCCCACGAACGGGGCCTGGCGGTGGGCCTGAAGAACGACCTGGCGCAGATCCCGGACCTGGTGGACACGTTCGACTTCGCGGTCAACGAGCAGTGCGCAGAGTACGGCGAGTGCGCGAAGCTGACGCCGTTCATCAAGGCGGGCAAGGCCGTCTTCCACGTGGAGTACACGGAGTCGACGGACCGCTTCTGCCCCACCTCCCGCAAGCTGGGCCTCTCCTCCATGCGGAAGAAATGGGAGCTGGGGACCTGGCGCAAAGCCTGCTGA
- a CDS encoding NAD-dependent epimerase/dehydratase family protein, with protein MRILVLGSTGYLGAHVAERLGALTDAHVLTGGRSPAADVPVDLATDSADRLAKALAAAAPDAVVNCAGATGGDPVTLAETNARGPAVLCEAMALARPSARLVHLGSAAEYGPGSDRVPVAESAATRPLGAYGATKLAGTVTVATSALDALVLRVGNPVGPGAPPGGLPGRVTRLLREAGTDDPEAVLRLGDLSAYRDFVDVRDVARAVERAVTVPGPLPRVLNIGGGDAVPVRDLVLTLADIAGFGGRVEEEGAGSARSGQVSWQCSDITAAGEALDWRPAYALRESLTALWSAAVEEAARPPAAHEESGAAS; from the coding sequence ATGCGCATTCTCGTCCTCGGTTCCACCGGATATCTGGGGGCCCACGTCGCCGAGCGGCTGGGCGCCCTCACGGACGCGCACGTCCTCACCGGCGGGCGGTCCCCCGCCGCCGACGTGCCCGTCGACCTCGCCACCGACTCCGCCGACCGGCTCGCGAAGGCGCTGGCGGCGGCGGCGCCGGATGCCGTGGTCAACTGCGCCGGTGCGACCGGCGGAGATCCGGTGACACTGGCGGAGACCAACGCCCGAGGCCCCGCCGTCCTGTGCGAGGCGATGGCCCTGGCCCGCCCCTCGGCCCGGCTGGTCCATCTCGGTTCGGCCGCCGAGTACGGTCCGGGGTCCGACCGGGTTCCGGTGGCGGAGTCGGCGGCCACTCGCCCGCTCGGTGCCTACGGGGCCACGAAACTGGCCGGTACGGTCACCGTCGCGACCTCGGCCCTGGACGCGCTCGTCCTCCGGGTCGGCAACCCGGTGGGGCCGGGAGCACCGCCCGGCGGGCTGCCCGGCCGGGTCACCCGCCTCCTGCGCGAGGCGGGCACGGACGACCCGGAGGCGGTGCTCCGCCTCGGGGACCTGTCGGCGTACCGCGACTTCGTCGACGTACGTGATGTGGCGCGGGCGGTGGAGCGGGCGGTGACGGTGCCCGGACCGCTGCCGCGCGTGCTCAATATCGGCGGCGGGGACGCCGTACCGGTGCGCGACCTCGTCCTCACCCTGGCGGACATCGCGGGCTTCGGCGGGCGCGTCGAGGAGGAGGGTGCCGGCTCCGCCCGCTCGGGGCAGGTGTCCTGGCAGTGTTCGGACATCACCGCCGCCGGTGAGGCCCTCGACTGGCGTCCCGCGTACGCGCTGCGGGAATCCCTGACGGCACTGTGGTCCGCCGCCGTCGAAGAGGCCGCACGCCCGCCGGCCGCGCACGAGGAAAGCGGAGCCGCGTCGTGA
- a CDS encoding helix-turn-helix domain-containing protein has translation MSPALDTAYVRPQDRAEVIRNAVWDSVVRLDIDHRAPADEISARMEVKALGPLRVCTARSTAVTLRRTEQLVRKDEEPSLFLSLQVTGSSMGAQYGRQCVVGPGQFAVYRSDAPYTLLFDEGIDHHFLRLPLAALALPDRLVRDSTTVAFGAGDPLGRLAYTYFSHLAASKELHGSDQAGAVLTPSIELLRSVLASRQGDAERAKEPLEATLGLRITHYIREHLADGDLSAATIAAAHGISVRHLYTVLSRSGISLGDWIRARRLEACRRELAGPHGRARTVAAIGRQWGFVNAAHFSKVFKEAYGLSPRAWRDQQGGGLPRG, from the coding sequence ATGAGCCCGGCGCTGGACACCGCGTACGTACGGCCGCAGGACCGGGCGGAGGTGATCCGGAACGCGGTGTGGGACTCCGTGGTGCGGCTGGACATCGACCACCGGGCGCCCGCCGATGAGATCAGCGCCCGCATGGAGGTCAAGGCCCTCGGCCCGCTCCGGGTGTGCACGGCGCGCTCGACGGCGGTGACGCTGCGGCGGACGGAGCAGTTGGTGCGGAAGGACGAGGAGCCGTCCCTGTTCCTCAGCCTCCAGGTGACCGGCTCCAGCATGGGTGCGCAGTACGGACGCCAATGCGTCGTGGGACCGGGTCAGTTCGCGGTGTACCGGTCGGACGCGCCGTACACCCTGCTGTTCGACGAAGGCATCGACCACCACTTTCTGCGGCTGCCGCTGGCCGCGCTCGCGCTGCCCGACCGGCTGGTCCGGGACAGCACCACCGTCGCGTTCGGCGCCGGGGACCCGCTGGGGCGGCTGGCCTATACGTACTTCTCGCACCTCGCCGCGAGCAAGGAGCTGCACGGCAGCGATCAGGCCGGTGCCGTCCTCACCCCCAGCATCGAACTGCTCCGGTCCGTCCTGGCCTCCCGGCAGGGGGACGCCGAGCGGGCGAAGGAGCCGCTGGAGGCCACACTCGGGCTGCGAATCACGCACTACATCCGGGAGCACCTGGCGGACGGCGATCTGTCGGCGGCGACCATCGCGGCCGCCCACGGCATCTCCGTACGCCATCTGTACACCGTGCTGTCCCGGTCGGGGATCAGCCTCGGGGACTGGATACGGGCGCGCCGGCTGGAGGCGTGCCGGCGCGAGCTGGCCGGGCCGCACGGGCGGGCGCGGACGGTCGCCGCGATCGGCCGACAGTGGGGCTTCGTGAACGCGGCGCACTTCAGCAAGGTGTTCAAGGAGGCGTACGGGCTGTCGCCCCGGGCCTGGCGCGACCAGCAGGGCGGGGGCCTCCCGCGCGGCTGA
- the pelF gene encoding GT4 family glycosyltransferase PelF: protein MHIPHGARRSGAPRVTLLTEGTYPHSHGGVSVWCDQLVTGMPDIAFDVLAVTGTGTEPVVWDIPAHVGRIVSVPMWGPVPKGQAPYGRHGRRLAQSYERFVTALLDPRAESGFAPALYALARAGEDGWLSPFLRGDQALGILTAVWNRSGLAVREARPTLHDAVTATALLEHALRPLAAPCPTAGVAHAVSGGVAVLPGLAALERHGVPLLLTEHGVYLRERYLGYRTAPYRWPVKALVLGFFRLLAEETYRRAALITPGNRYNRLWEEHGGAAPDAIRTVYNGVDPAAFPPAGPEPTDPVLSWAGRVDPIKDLETLIRAFALVRERVPAARLRLFGGTPRGGEGYRDRCEALAAELGQADAVTFEGRVEDIRDAYAAGNVVMLSSISEGFPFTLIEAMSCGRATVSTDVGGVREAVGDTGLVVPPRDPAAMADAALELLADPTRRRRMGEGARLRVIEQFTLRQTIDTFRDIYQELSEPSGRKTPSTGGEQPQTAANAFSVRSAAI, encoded by the coding sequence ATGCACATTCCCCACGGCGCGCGACGCTCCGGCGCGCCGCGCGTCACCCTGCTCACCGAAGGCACCTACCCGCACAGTCACGGTGGTGTGAGCGTCTGGTGCGACCAGCTCGTCACCGGCATGCCCGACATCGCGTTCGACGTGCTCGCCGTCACCGGCACCGGCACCGAACCGGTCGTCTGGGACATCCCCGCCCACGTCGGCCGCATCGTCTCCGTCCCCATGTGGGGCCCCGTCCCCAAGGGGCAGGCGCCGTACGGGCGCCACGGCCGGCGGCTCGCCCAGTCCTACGAGCGGTTCGTGACCGCGCTGCTCGACCCGCGCGCGGAGAGCGGCTTCGCCCCGGCGCTGTACGCGCTGGCGCGGGCCGGCGAGGACGGCTGGCTCAGCCCGTTCCTGCGCGGTGATCAGGCGCTCGGCATCCTGACGGCCGTCTGGAACCGGTCCGGGCTCGCCGTGCGCGAGGCCCGGCCGACCCTGCACGACGCGGTGACCGCGACCGCGCTCCTGGAGCACGCCCTGCGTCCGCTGGCCGCGCCGTGTCCGACGGCGGGCGTGGCGCACGCGGTCAGCGGAGGCGTGGCGGTCCTGCCCGGCCTCGCCGCACTGGAACGGCACGGTGTGCCGCTGCTGCTCACCGAGCACGGCGTGTATCTGCGCGAGCGCTACCTCGGATACCGCACCGCCCCCTACCGGTGGCCGGTGAAGGCCCTCGTCCTGGGGTTCTTCCGGCTGCTCGCGGAGGAGACGTACCGGCGGGCCGCCCTTATCACTCCGGGCAACCGCTACAACCGGCTCTGGGAGGAGCACGGCGGCGCCGCGCCCGACGCGATCCGTACCGTCTACAACGGCGTGGACCCCGCCGCGTTCCCGCCTGCGGGGCCGGAGCCCACCGACCCCGTGTTGAGCTGGGCCGGCCGGGTCGACCCGATCAAGGACCTGGAGACCCTGATCCGCGCCTTCGCCCTCGTACGGGAGCGGGTGCCGGCCGCGCGGCTGCGCCTGTTCGGCGGTACGCCGCGCGGCGGTGAGGGCTACCGGGACCGGTGCGAGGCGCTGGCGGCGGAGCTGGGCCAGGCCGACGCGGTCACCTTCGAGGGCCGGGTCGAGGACATCAGGGACGCCTACGCGGCGGGCAACGTCGTGATGCTCTCCAGCATCAGCGAGGGCTTCCCCTTCACTCTGATCGAGGCCATGTCCTGCGGGCGGGCCACCGTCTCCACCGATGTGGGCGGGGTCCGGGAGGCGGTCGGTGACACCGGTCTCGTCGTACCGCCCCGCGATCCGGCCGCGATGGCCGACGCGGCCCTGGAGCTGCTGGCCGATCCCACCCGGCGCCGGAGGATGGGCGAGGGGGCCCGGCTCAGGGTGATCGAGCAGTTCACCCTCCGGCAGACCATCGACACCTTCCGCGACATCTACCAGGAGTTGTCCGAGCCCAGCGGCCGCAAGACGCCCTCGACCGGCGGGGAACAGCCGCAGACGGCGGCAAACGCGTTTTCGGTGAGGAGCGCGGCCATATGA